From Anopheles arabiensis isolate DONGOLA chromosome 3, AaraD3, whole genome shotgun sequence, a single genomic window includes:
- the LOC120903759 gene encoding uncharacterized protein LOC120903759: MPYILVETTTPTGGKELLAAPAAWIQKKADGTAYLCWPFATSIRKLNTLFQDEYSIPSEVWERLECEILCRNILSLSSADKMIETMESSWLNEPKPAARVTVQRSNDPLANRLSNGGVQKLLPSPTAQPDDDPLGDVKPCPQMLDLLYELKSLILANQEELRQNLKEGFGRVDKSVKSMNDKYLESNAVQYELGRADANAFKAGRMDANVCQLVEQPEKFKVDLLTEMEAVEEFEKRLEDDDYRTQVCQWIDASVGHMRQSEHRMHTLLDLIIDRKLFAGFSWTGGGKNKRALNAHKNILNMFEYAGTTSVYRADHVSVENFMRKKLQNSTSRIKAKGVRRSVPLSRRKRLNRVGDEIIRIIPKQIKLTSTTDARSPAAVADATQGQSSPSSSILMAVSVPAKPIRSETIVVKQDASMFIDGVNEFEEMLDIRRLQK, encoded by the coding sequence ATGCCGTACATCTTGGTAGAAACGACTACTCCCACCGGCGGCAAAGAGCTGCTAGCTGCACCGGCCGCCTGGATCCAAAAGAAGGCTGACGGCACGGCTTATCTGTGCTGGCCGTTTGCTACAAGCATACGGAAGCTGAATACATTGTTCCAAGACGAGTACAGCATTCCGTCGGAGGTGTGGGAAAGGCTTGAGTGTGAAATTTTGTGCCGCAACATTCTGTCGCTCTCGTCGGCGGACAAGATGATCGAAACGATGGAAAGCAGCTGGCTGAACGAGCCGAAACCGGCAGCACGAGTAACGGTACAACGATCAAACGATCCTCTTGCGAACCGGCTGAGCAATGGCGGTGTGCAGAAGCTGCTGCCCAGCCCCACCGCCCAGCCGGACGATGATCCGCTCGGGGATGTGAAACCGTGCCCCCAGATGCTGGACCTACTGTACGAGCTGAAGAGTCTGATACTGGCGAACCAGGAAGAGTTGCGGCAGAATCTAAAGGAGGGATTCGGAAGGGTGGACAAGTCCGTAAAATCGATGAACGACAAATACCTGGAATCGAATGCGGTACAGTACGAACTTGGGCGGGCGGATGCGAACGCGTTCAAGGCGGGACGGATGGATGCGAACGTGTGCCAGCTGGTCGAACAGCCGGAAAAGTTTAAGGTCGACTTGCTCACCGAGATGGAAGCGGTAGAAGAGTTTGAGAAGCGTCTGGAGGACGATGACTATCGCACCCAGGTGTGCCAGTGGATCGACGCGAGCGTGGGACACATGCGGCAGTCCGAGCATCGGATGCACACGTTGTTAGACCTCATCATCGATCGGAAGCTGTTCGCTGGCTTCAGCTGGACCGGCGGCGGAAAGAACAAACGGGCGCTGAACGCGCACAAGAACATACTGAACATGTTCGAGTACGCCGGTACCACCTCCGTGTACCGGGCGGATCACGTGTCAGTGGAGAATTTCATGCGCAAAAAGCTTCAGAACTCGACCAGCAGGATAAAGGCGAAGGGTGTGCGGAGGAGTGTGCCACTTAGCCGTCGTAAGCGGCTAAACCGAGTGGGAGACGAGATCATTAGAATTATTCCGAAACAGATTAAGTTGACATCAACTACTGATGCGCGAAGTCCTGCAGCGGTGGCGGATGCGACTCAAGGGCAATCATCACCCTCGTCATCGATACTGATGGCTGTGAGTGTACCGGCAAAACCGATCAGATCGGAAACGATAGTAGTGAAGCAAGATGCTTCCATGTTCATAGACGGTGTGAATGAGTTTGAGGAAATGTTGGACATTAGACGATTGCAGAAGTAA